One window of Hylemonella gracilis genomic DNA carries:
- a CDS encoding siderophore-interacting protein, with protein sequence MATPKQLITQILGRLLFEDGHVTRVQTPALAYRRITLEIPAWRGKRFEPGSNFRIAQPGPELRTYTLLSLDSATGQAETLLHLHGQGPGSAWGSTVRAGDAVQVFGPEPSRRAARLAEGRVRTAVFGDETSFGIALMAQSFADSLAVFEVSDVAAAQTVLATLGLERAVLIERQRDGAHLPRTAEALRAALRQLSGMSPGLSETIELVLTGQAQSIQTVRAQLRAAGIDATQTVKPHWAVGKTGLD encoded by the coding sequence ATGGCAACACCCAAGCAACTGATCACGCAGATCCTCGGCCGCCTGCTGTTCGAGGATGGCCATGTCACCCGGGTGCAGACCCCCGCGCTCGCTTACCGCCGCATCACGCTCGAGATTCCAGCCTGGCGGGGCAAGCGCTTTGAGCCAGGCTCCAACTTCCGCATCGCGCAGCCCGGCCCGGAACTGCGCACCTACACGCTGCTCTCGCTGGATTCGGCCACGGGCCAAGCCGAAACCTTGCTGCATCTGCACGGTCAAGGCCCGGGCTCGGCCTGGGGATCAACCGTCCGCGCGGGCGATGCCGTGCAGGTTTTTGGCCCCGAGCCTTCGCGCCGTGCGGCGCGGCTGGCCGAGGGGCGCGTTCGCACGGCGGTCTTCGGTGACGAAACCTCGTTCGGCATCGCATTGATGGCGCAAAGCTTCGCCGACAGTCTTGCCGTCTTTGAAGTGAGCGACGTTGCTGCCGCTCAGACTGTGCTCGCCACGCTGGGCCTGGAGCGGGCCGTGCTGATCGAACGTCAGCGGGATGGCGCGCATCTGCCCCGGACCGCCGAGGCGCTGCGTGCGGCACTCCGGCAGTTGAGCGGCATGAGCCCGGGCTTGAGCGAAACGATCGAGCTGGTCCTCACGGGGCAGGCGCAATCGATCCAGACGGTGCGCGCGCAATTGCGCGCGGCGGGCATCGACGCCACGCAGACCGTCAAACCGCATTGGGCCGTCGGCAAGACGGGCCTGGACTAA